The DNA segment acctcttttttgtttaaacactTCATTGGCAGGCTAACACTTCAGATTCAAACTGGAAGTAATTTCAAGCCTGACCACAATGACTTAAGATAAACTGCGGCAGTGCCTTACCATGCCTACTCAATTCCATAGCCTTTGCCTTTTAATGAAGGAGATCAGCaccttttaatttctgtttccagacAGCACCATAAATAACGAGTACCCCGGTCAAGGTTAGAGTAGTATCTGTACACATCTACTCACAGATTAAACAAGGAGCCCTTGCACCAGAAAGTAGCAGAAcacacaggcccagctctgaTGGAGAAAAATTGGTAATTTTATCTCCTGTATAATGTGCAAATTTTTCTCAGATGTTGTCAGAACTGGTACTCCGCAAAGTCAGGAGCAACTGCATGACATGTTAGACAGCTCGATGCAGCATTTCTCCTTTAACTTAGATTACGCTGCCAGGCAATCATTCCTAGCAAGATAAGCGATGAACAATAATGCAGTTGCAGGGCAAATATAAGGCATTTTCAAATAGTAGAACTCATTCAACCCGTGAGGGAACATGCAAAAAATCTCGTGGTCATGAGATGGGAGGATAGGGAGAACCagagaggaaaatataaatCACGAATGCCCAAATCCAGCTTTTCTTCTCACAGGGGATTCCGATATTATCACGATCAACTCcattcccttccttcccagagCTTACACAACCAGAAACACACCCTTGCAGTTTTTCTGACTCAACGAGCTCTAAGCCAGGCTTCTCTCCTTAACTGCAGGTTCTAAAGCTCCTTATTATACTggattttttaatgtaaaattaaaacagcaaaacaagctCCTTATCACCATATGATTAATGGAAAACTGTTGCACTTGGAATCACAGGGGTTTGGGAGTTAAGGTGCATGTATAATGGGAAATTTAATGCTTGTGAGTGGTTCCAGATTCACAGCTTTGGAAACCTAGTTCCCTACAAATCACAGCATCATCAGCACTCAGACAAGCTTCTCCCACACACTGTCCTTCACCGAACTCCTCAGCCATAGCCCGCTGGAAAAGTCAGAGCCGGTGGTCAACAGCCCTTGGCTCAcattattaaaggaaaagaagaaagtgctGATTTCCTGGGACACAAGTTGGCGCTCCCTAGATTACAGATCCAGCATCACCAGTGCACTACAGAGGTCATCGGGAGGTCAGCTCACACCACTCTTCGGTTACCATCACACTGCATTCAAACCACTGCCTACAGATAACAGGAGTCATCAACTCAAACCCATCAGAATACTCGTACTTGGCTTCAGGCCATTTTACCTGCAGTTCCTAAGTTGCCTGAGCCCACTATAGAAAATCTGGCTGTAGGAACCTTGGATTGGTGAATTCCAGCTTCCCAGTGTAAACATGATTATTTATGAGTCATATACCTGTTATAGTTTTCTATGCAGCTATTTCACAACCCTGTATTAAAATATAGGAACGTCAGTATTTCCTTATCTAGCAGCCATGTTCCAAGTCCTGTTCCTGTTTGTGAAATACTACTCTGTCTTCTCCCACCTGCGCTCCATCAGGGAGCGTGTCATAGCACCAAACTCATCTGTGAAgacacagggaagggaaaagggtaGAATTCACTTATCCAGAGGACAAAATTAATCTTGAGGTTACTGTAAGACATGTTCATTTTGAAAGTGCCATATGGAGGATAAAAACCTATCAGAGGATCAAAGCTGTTGGCTCGCTGCATACTGTGCAGCTCCTGTTATGTCATTGTTTCAGCTTCAGATGTGGGCTTGCTAACATGAGGATCCCCACAAGGGAGGAGATGACGCCACAGAAACCAATCACTCCTGGGTTGGTCTTGTAGATCCCTAGCGTATCCAAAGGACCTGAGAGATCACAGAGATTCTTCACCAAGTCTAGCAGCAAAGGAGGATGTCTTTTCAGTATCTGAAATAGCAGGAGGAGAAAACCGTGCAAACTATCACATTTTGCACAGTTTCGTTCCTGACTGTGTTCGTCCCAGAAGGAATTCtcctttatcttttcttcctgtacagcttgttccagcctcCAGGAGATCTCATACCAGTCCCTGGCTAGATTCATCAGGAGTGAAAAGTAGTAACACTTGGTAGCCCAATTCCGCCACTTTGCCTTATCGATGTCAGGTTGAAGTCCAACGCTCTTGAACCACAGGACTGCATCGCAGACGAAGTAGATGGCACGGGTCAGGTTGGAGGCTGTAAGGCAGAAGCGAGGAACCGCATCTGGCAGCTGTGTAGTTCTCCTGGCTGCTACCAAGGCATGTACCATGTTGCCCAGTCTGAACACTGCAAGAAACCCCACAAAGGTTAGCACAGTGTGGCCTTTACAGAAGAGACACAGCCCTACGCAGGGCAACTTGGCATGTCACTGTCCacatgtacttttaaaaatcttggcGAGCTTTGGGCATTTGTATGcttaagtattttcttctcGTGAGAAGCTAGTATTAGTGAGGAAAGGCATATAAACATCTCAGTTCTGTCCTGCACCAGCCcatgacacacacacaaatcttgTCAATAGCCAGGACTTGCAGCCTTCTCCTGCTGTTCTGTTCTCAGCGCCTGGGTGCCCTCTGGACCAACACCACCCATAGCTCTGAACGAGTGTGGTATTCCAGTGTCAAAGGGTGACACAAACAGAGCCTCTAATTTCAGCTGTATACTTCACTGGATTTCCCCTAACCCTGTGGACAGGAGATGTTGCTGCACTAGCCCTGTTGCAACCACGAGCTACAACTTTCCTAAGCTTCTGTGAAAGCTGGTGATTCATGCACCAAGCACACTGAGACCCAAGTCCTTCCTCAGCCATGAATTTGTCAGAGGTACATGCAGCTCCTTGCAAACAGGAACAGTGTATTCTGTTTCAAGCTATAATATATGGCAAGCCTGATTTCACCTGCTGCACAGTTTAGGTTTTGCTCCATGAATGTTAATACAATATTatgcaaaatacttttcataACCTGCCGCACTGTCACAGTGACAGATGTTGGCAGCATCTGAGCTTAGTGGAACTGCAAGAGTCCTGAATTTAGGCCTGACGTCTATTAGTGATTTGTTTAGCAGAAGCAAGAGAATTACAACTGTGCTGATAAACCAGCTGGCCTCTCTGCCAGAAATTACCATACTCTGGAGCTAACTGGAGTAATAGAACAAAACCATGGTAATACATTAAACCAGAGTATTTGCCTCATATATTGAAGTTGTTCCAGGATCAAGCAATTGATAAGTAGGTGTAAGATCAACCTGAAAGCAAGCAACACAACCACTGCAATCGTGTAACAATAATGGATGCAACTGTGACACAGATGAAGTGATGCAAACGGTTAGATTAGGAGAAAAGTACAGAAGCGTCTATGATTTAGTATGGTATAAAtgctaaagaaaattaatatgcaGAGTAGGATATAAAAAGCCATACTGAAGGACGGTCCTTCAGAGGTCACTTTATTGGGATGATGATATTTAGCATTAGGCCATCTCAACCCATTAGCTGGAAGGACTAATGAGAGTGCAGTGAGCCAGCCTTGCGTCATATAACTCTGTCCTTGAACAGCGATGACAACTTGATCTCTGCAGCAACAGCTGACTCTTAACTTATTTCTCTAGTTCTCCCATTGATTACTCAAGTCGCCTGACCGGAGAGGAGGCCGAGGAAGTAATAAAAGCGTGTTTGGCCCTATTTAGCCTGGCAAGTCAAGGCAGGGATAAGGTCTATTGACAATTTGGTGAATATACTTAAAAGAGGGTTTGTGACTCAAGGCAAGTTAATTACAGAAAACGCAAGGCCAGGAGCTGTTTTGCTGGAAGGAGCAAGTAAAGAAGGACTTATCCCTCTACACACCAGGTACTTACTTTTCCGGCCAGAGCTCATGCTAGATTCCAACTGCTTGAGTTTCATTACCAGCTTCTCTTTACCAGCCTTATGCTCTATTAAATAGCTAAGCAACATGCATGTGTACTGAGTGGCTCTGGAATGGAAAAAACGAGGAAAACGGCACACAGGTGAAACACGGACAATCGGCAGGAatggcagcaggagggcagtGCTTGTTCCCGAGCTGAAGGCCACCCCTCTGGTCCCCCGGCCGTGCCGGGGCGAGGATCCCCACGAcaggggcggcgggggcagggggcggcggggggccggcCAGGAGGGGCCGAGGCCCGCCCGGAGCCTGGGTCCGCCGCGGGGGGACTACCGGCAGCTCTCCTGCCGGAGACAGGCAGCCCGACGGCGGCGGGGGCTGACCGAGGGCCCCAGCACCCGCAGGGGCCGCGGGGATGCTCCGGCCCACGGCGCCGCTGGGCCCGCGGGGGTGCCCCACCGGGCCGCTGCCGGGCGGGCTGAGCCCCCGGGCCGGCGGCCGGCTCCGCACTCACCGGAAGAGCTGGTCGCGGCCCTGGCTGCGGTTGGTGAAGTCCACGAAGCCCTCCATGGCGGCGGCGGAAGGGCAGCAGCCGCGGGAGGTGTGCGGGAGGTGTGCGGGAGGTGTGcaggggccgccccgcccccgtCCCGCCCCACGGGGGAACCCTCCGCTCCGGTGCGCGCTTCcgcccgggccgcgccgcgccgttGCCACGGCGACCGTCAACAGCGGGGCGGGTGTTCCCGCCAAAGGCGCCCCCCGGGCGCAGCTGACCGGTAACGGCCGCCGGCGGTTCCGCTCGGGGGGCTGGAGCGGCGCGGCCTGGCCCCGCGGCTGCGGTGCGGGGTGGGAGCGGTGCGGGCCCGGCGCAGAGGGGAGAACCCCGAAAGCACCCGGTGGCTTGGGAATAAAGCTCAGAACTTCCAGAGACGCCAACCGCTTTCCGAATtaattgttggggttttatCCAGGCCGAGTAAGTCTTTTAATGAAGAGCTGGCTAATGGTCAGTCATAATTGTTACACAGTCTGGTGCTCAGGCTTTGACACTCCGTTTCTGGGGCAGCCTGTAACGGGGGCAATGCAGCCAGCACAAACGAGCTATATGCCTGTCTACGCTGAAAGGAACCCCCCTTCCCTCTTAGAGGTCATTAATCATCTTTCCCCCCATTACCTCATTACAGCAGATATTGCACGGTTCTTCATTATTCTGCACCTACAGTGATTCCTGCACCTGTGGTGTGGTTTGTATCCGGCAGGGCAGAACCATGGCTGTGTACATCCCGAAGCATCCCCTGGAGATTCCTCCACCATCTGAGAAGGACTGGCCAAAGGATGATGAGGAAGATTTCTTCCTGCAGGATCCCGATCAAAAGCGTGATGTGTTGCCTCAGCCCTTCAGGATGATGAACAAACTGGTGATGCTGGTGTTTGAGAATGCTATGGCAATCATTGAAAAAAGGGAGATGCTCCAAGAAGCGCAAAACCTAAAGGTCCAGCCCACAAAATGCTTTCCTACAGCGGAGTTCCAGGTACAAAGACCCTCACAGCAGAGACAGCGCTAATTACTGTAGCAGTTTTTCTAGAGAATATCCATTCAGTTGATTTTACACTCTTCTGTTCATCACCTTTCTCAGAATCCACCACCATCTCACTGCTTCACTTCAAAAGGCTGCAGCTTCTAAGCTTGTCTGACAGGTTCTGATTCCCACCCATCTATCACACCTctgaaaagagagaagcagatATTAAACAGCACTAAATTCACCTGCTTCTCACGCTAGCTCCACCCTTGTTTGCTAAGGAGAAGCTAATTAGTCAGTAGCATATAAATGGGCAAACTCAGCTCTGTGTTAATGGTGAATACCACGatgggagcactgggagcagaAGGGCGGCACTGCCTTCCCCATCGTTACATGGAGATATGCAGGAGGATGTGCTGGCTTCCGCTGGTGTTCTGTCATTGCTTGGAGGACCCCAGTGTCCCATTGCAGCTCTGTGTTAGCAGCGAGAGGGCTGAGTGCCCCTGAGTTCTTCTTGGTCTTTAAAACCCCTTCTGTTTATCAGGAGGGAAAAGGTGGGAGAAGCCTTTTTCACTCCCAACACAGAGCAATCTCTGTGACAGATGAGTCTCTCCCCTGTTCTTCTGATGAAAGctcat comes from the Falco cherrug isolate bFalChe1 chromosome 7, bFalChe1.pri, whole genome shotgun sequence genome and includes:
- the PEX11A gene encoding peroxisomal membrane protein 11A, which encodes MEGFVDFTNRSQGRDQLFRATQYTCMLLSYLIEHKAGKEKLVMKLKQLESSMSSGRKMFRLGNMVHALVAARRTTQLPDAVPRFCLTASNLTRAIYFVCDAVLWFKSVGLQPDIDKAKWRNWATKCYYFSLLMNLARDWYEISWRLEQAVQEEKIKENSFWDEHSQERNCAKCDSLHGFLLLLFQILKRHPPLLLDLVKNLCDLSGPLDTLGIYKTNPGVIGFCGVISSLVGILMLASPHLKLKQ